From the genome of Tissierellales bacterium, one region includes:
- the brnQ gene encoding branched-chain amino acid transport system II carrier protein, with protein MKKLSSKEILVIGFALFAMFFGAGNLIFPPSIGLGAGTKWKAALLGFSLTGIGLPILGVLSVTISGGSIDSLLSKVGPRFAIVFSITIIILIGPLLATPRTGATAYELGIKPFFPSISPLISSIIFFGITLFLTINPTNIVDVIGKFLTPILLIMISTIIFKGISIPIGIPIDTQISQPFSIGFGDGYQTMDLLAAIVFGSIIVDDIKNRGITDKDEQFKIVAKTGLIAATGLGIVYGGLLYLGATGSSVFPPDMEKVALTTNITNTILGSWGEVVLGLCVYSACLTTSVGLTATIGHFFNKISKDKIKYETIVIISTIISITISNIGVESIITFADPILKIVYPIAIVLVIINVFDNLIENKRIYLGATIGTFCVSLVDGLSAMGINTSYISKVVQTFPFADSGFGWMLPAILGIILTHLITKIKENAPV; from the coding sequence ATGAAAAAACTTAGCTCTAAAGAAATTTTAGTTATTGGTTTTGCTTTATTTGCAATGTTTTTTGGTGCAGGGAACTTAATTTTTCCACCCTCTATTGGCCTGGGGGCAGGAACAAAATGGAAAGCTGCTTTATTGGGTTTTTCTTTAACTGGTATAGGCCTTCCTATACTTGGAGTACTATCTGTAACTATATCAGGTGGTTCTATTGATAGTTTGTTAAGTAAAGTTGGTCCTAGATTTGCTATAGTTTTTAGTATTACAATAATAATATTAATAGGTCCACTATTGGCTACTCCTAGAACTGGAGCCACCGCTTATGAATTGGGGATAAAGCCCTTTTTTCCATCAATAAGTCCACTTATAAGTTCAATAATATTTTTTGGCATCACTCTATTTCTAACAATAAACCCTACTAATATTGTGGATGTTATTGGGAAATTCTTAACACCTATACTTTTAATTATGATATCAACTATTATTTTTAAAGGAATTTCTATTCCTATAGGCATACCTATAGATACACAAATATCCCAACCTTTTTCTATAGGTTTTGGAGACGGATATCAAACTATGGATTTACTTGCCGCAATAGTCTTCGGTAGTATAATAGTTGATGATATAAAAAATAGAGGCATAACGGATAAAGATGAACAATTTAAAATAGTTGCTAAAACGGGACTTATTGCAGCTACTGGTTTAGGAATTGTTTATGGAGGGCTTTTATATTTAGGGGCTACAGGTAGTTCTGTTTTCCCACCAGATATGGAGAAAGTAGCTTTAACAACCAATATAACAAATACAATATTGGGTAGTTGGGGAGAAGTAGTATTAGGCTTATGTGTATATTCTGCTTGTCTGACAACATCAGTTGGTCTTACTGCTACTATAGGACATTTCTTTAATAAAATAAGTAAGGATAAAATAAAATATGAAACCATTGTTATAATATCAACTATAATAAGTATAACGATTTCTAATATTGGCGTTGAAAGTATAATTACATTTGCTGACCCTATATTAAAAATAGTATATCCAATAGCAATCGTATTAGTAATTATTAATGTATTTGATAACTTAATTGAAAACAAACGAATTTATCTAGGTGCAACTATTGGAACATTTTGCGTAAGTCTAGTAGATGGACTGTCTGCAATGGGTATTAATACCTCTTACATAAGTAAGGTTGTGCAAACGTTTCCATTTGCTGATAGTGGTTTTGGTTGGATGCTACCAGCAATTCTAGGAATTATACTAACTCATTTAATTACAAAGATAAAAGAAAATGCTCCTGTATAA